AGATAACGTTTTCCACGAATAATGCCGCGGACAGTCTCTTTCAGGTCGATAATATGAATCTGGTTACGACGACCATAAATGTAAGGTCGCATCTTAGGGTTCCAGCGGCTGGTCTTATGGCCGTAGTGAACACCCGCTTCAAGAATATCCTTGACTACCAATTCCGACATTTTTCACTCCTCTTTGTTAATGGGCACATGACCTGCCAGGGGCCACGTTCTTAAAGAATTACAATCAATAGACTTATCTATTGAAGGCGTCAAACAGCATCTACAAATTCTCTCTGCGCAACTTGAGCTGAGAACACTGCAAAGTGCGGCTGGGTGGATCGTATCTGAGTTAATTGCGCCCGTCAAACCTCGCGACCGTTAATTCAGAGAATTGGATCGAATTTGAAGCGTCTCTGATCCAAATTGGACTCATCCTGAGATCCCGGAATCGATATACTCAAACAGGGCGATTTTGTAATAAGAATGAGCCCTGACTGGCGAATCACAGACTGTAACATCATCCATTCCTGAACTCAAATATCCTATGTCCACCACGCTTCACAAATTTTCGCATACGATCCACCAGTTGCGGAACCATCTGCAGTCTCTGGCAGCACAAACCAGTCAGCTGGAAATTCCCAGCCTCAGTGGCCGGGAATGGTTTGATATTCTGGAACGTAAACTGATTCCCCAGCTGACAAATGAGATGTATCTGGTCGTCGCAGTCGTGGGGGGAACCAATATTGGCAAGAGCGTCATCTTCAATCATCTCGTTGATCAGCAGACCAGCGCCATCAGCCCCCTCGCCTCTCAGACACGCCATCCGGTTTGCCTGGTGCCACAGCACTTTGAACAGCAGCACGACTTACGCAAAGTTTTCCAGGGATTCGAGCTGATTCTCTGGTCATCGGCGGAAGACCCACTCCAACAGGACGAGCGGCATCTGCTCTTCTGGAAAAACTGTGATACCCTGGCTTCGAATCTCCTCGTGCTGGACACTCCCGATATCGACAGCGATGCCGAAGTCAACTGGGAACGCGCAGAACGGATCAGGCAATGCGCAGATGTGCTGGTCACCGTCTTAACACAACAGAAATACAACGACGCCGCGGTGAAAAAATTTTTCCGGGAAGCAGCCCGGGAAGACAAAGTCATTATCACCGTCTTCAATCAATGCCAGTTACCCGACGATGAAGCATACTGGCCTTTGTGGTTAAACACATTCTGTCAGGAGACCGGAGCACATCCGGAACTGGTGTTTATCGCCCCGAACGATCGGCGTGCGGCAACCAACCTGGAACTCCCTTTCTACCCGCGTCAATTTGAACCGGCTTCGGCAGATTCACATCCCGAGGTCAATGACAGTCCGCCTCAAACAGATTCCGCTGTGAATCTAATGGAAGTTCTGTCACAGATGCAGTTCGGCGAGATCAAAGTTCAGACGCTACGGGGCGCATTGAAGTATCTCATCCAGCAGGAGACAGGTGTGCCCTCTTATCTACGGGAAATCAAATCGCGCAGTCAGGAATTCCGTTCGGCGGCGGAGTTACTTTCAGAGCATGAACTGGCCGAGATCGAAAACTGGCCGCTGGTTCCCAATGCCGTGCTCGTCGCCGCCGTTCGTAAATGGTGGCAGGAACAACGGGAAGGCTGGTCAGCCCATGTGCACGGCTTCTACAACTCACTTGGCAAAGGAGTCCTCTGGCCGGTCCGTTACCTGCATTCGCTCACCACAGAAGAAAAACGACCACCGATGGAAGTTTACCGCGACCAGGAATGGACGGTAGTCCTGCAGACAGTCGAGGGGATCTACGATCGGCTGACACTCGTCAGTGAACTGGGTAACGAACTGCTGACCAATCGCCTGAAAACCCTGTTAAATGGAACATCACGTGAAGCCCTTCTGAAGACGTTGCATGAGGAGCACTCCCGCTTCGATTTCACGACTCAGTTTGAAGACCTGGTCAACAAAGAGATGACCAGTTTCAGATCGGAAAGTCCGCAGTATTATGCGTTGATTAAGCAGATCGACCGGGCCGCTGCCGTAGGACGCCCGGTCCTCAGCGTCGGATTATTCTTTGTCGGCTTTGGCGCCGTCGGTGATGTGGGAACACAAATCGTCACCGATACCATGATTCAGTCGGTCGTCAATGTAGCCGGTGATGTGGCCGGAGGTGCCGCCGCCACGACCGTCGGAGAGACAGCCGTCAGCAGTTCCGCTGCATCGGGCATGGGATACCTCGAAGCAAAAATCAGACGATTTCACGCCGTCTTTGCACAGAGACGAACCGAGTGGCTCGCGAATGCCGTTCGAACTCATTTATTGAAAACACTTCCG
The sequence above is a segment of the Gimesia algae genome. Coding sequences within it:
- a CDS encoding GTPase is translated as MSTTLHKFSHTIHQLRNHLQSLAAQTSQLEIPSLSGREWFDILERKLIPQLTNEMYLVVAVVGGTNIGKSVIFNHLVDQQTSAISPLASQTRHPVCLVPQHFEQQHDLRKVFQGFELILWSSAEDPLQQDERHLLFWKNCDTLASNLLVLDTPDIDSDAEVNWERAERIRQCADVLVTVLTQQKYNDAAVKKFFREAAREDKVIITVFNQCQLPDDEAYWPLWLNTFCQETGAHPELVFIAPNDRRAATNLELPFYPRQFEPASADSHPEVNDSPPQTDSAVNLMEVLSQMQFGEIKVQTLRGALKYLIQQETGVPSYLREIKSRSQEFRSAAELLSEHELAEIENWPLVPNAVLVAAVRKWWQEQREGWSAHVHGFYNSLGKGVLWPVRYLHSLTTEEKRPPMEVYRDQEWTVVLQTVEGIYDRLTLVSELGNELLTNRLKTLLNGTSREALLKTLHEEHSRFDFTTQFEDLVNKEMTSFRSESPQYYALIKQIDRAAAVGRPVLSVGLFFVGFGAVGDVGTQIVTDTMIQSVVNVAGDVAGGAAATTVGETAVSSSAASGMGYLEAKIRRFHAVFAQRRTEWLANAVRTHLLKTLPEELKSAVALPDSEHYHAVQQTVNELEQQLNQLQITL